From one Microlunatus sp. Gsoil 973 genomic stretch:
- the secY gene encoding preprotein translocase subunit SecY translates to MLTAFAGAFRSPDLRKKLLFTLGIIFVYRIGSVIPVPNVNVGQLHTCATAAQTGAQAGLYSLLSLFSGGALLQLAIFALGIMPYITASIILQLLTVVIPRLEALKKEGQSGQNKITQYTRYLTLVLAVLQSTTFITLARNDQLFSNCTGLLHDNGVFPVVVMILTMTAGTGVIMWLGELITERGVGNGMSVLIFTQICAAFPQTLWAIKQGHAGSTGWVVFFLVILVGLLVMLAVIFVEQAQRRIPVQYAKRMVGRRVLGGTTTYIPLKVNQAGVIPVIFASSLLYIPVLYAQFRPDGWGASWIQGHFVRGDHPVYMATYFLLIIFFAYFYVSITFNPEEVADNMKKYGGFIPGIRAGRPTQDYLSYVLNRLTLPGSLYLGIIALLPMLAITLLNTQNAQNFPFGGTSLLIIVGVGLDTVKQIESQLQQRNYEGFLR, encoded by the coding sequence TTGCTCACCGCCTTCGCCGGGGCTTTCAGGTCACCTGACCTGCGGAAGAAGCTCCTGTTCACCCTCGGGATCATCTTCGTCTACCGGATCGGCTCGGTCATCCCGGTGCCGAACGTCAACGTCGGGCAGCTGCACACCTGTGCCACCGCGGCCCAGACCGGCGCCCAGGCCGGTCTGTACTCGCTGCTCTCGCTGTTCTCCGGTGGGGCGCTGCTGCAGTTGGCGATCTTCGCTCTCGGCATCATGCCGTACATCACGGCGAGCATCATCCTGCAGCTGCTGACGGTGGTCATCCCTCGACTCGAGGCACTCAAGAAGGAAGGCCAGTCGGGGCAGAACAAGATCACCCAGTACACCCGCTACCTGACCCTTGTGCTGGCTGTGCTGCAGTCGACCACCTTCATCACCCTGGCTCGCAACGACCAGCTGTTCAGCAACTGCACCGGTCTGCTGCACGACAACGGCGTCTTCCCCGTCGTCGTGATGATCCTCACCATGACCGCCGGCACCGGCGTCATCATGTGGCTGGGCGAGCTGATCACCGAACGCGGCGTCGGCAACGGCATGTCGGTGCTGATCTTCACCCAGATCTGTGCGGCGTTCCCGCAGACACTGTGGGCCATCAAGCAGGGCCACGCCGGGAGCACCGGCTGGGTCGTCTTCTTCCTGGTGATCCTGGTCGGCCTGCTGGTGATGCTCGCCGTCATCTTCGTCGAGCAGGCGCAGCGCCGCATCCCGGTGCAGTACGCCAAACGGATGGTCGGCAGGCGGGTGCTCGGTGGCACGACCACCTACATCCCGCTGAAGGTCAACCAGGCCGGTGTCATCCCGGTCATCTTCGCCTCGTCGCTGCTCTACATTCCGGTGCTGTATGCGCAGTTCCGGCCCGACGGCTGGGGCGCGTCCTGGATCCAGGGGCACTTCGTCAGGGGTGACCACCCCGTCTACATGGCGACGTACTTCCTGCTGATCATCTTCTTCGCCTACTTCTACGTGTCGATCACGTTCAATCCCGAAGAAGTGGCCGACAACATGAAGAAGTACGGCGGCTTCATCCCGGGCATCCGCGCCGGACGGCCGACCCAGGACTACCTCTCCTACGTCCTGAACCGGCTGACTCTGCCCGGTTCGCTCTATCTGGGCATCATCGCCCTGCTGCCGATGTTGGCGATCACGTTGCTCAACACCCAGAACGCGCAGAATTTCCCGTTCGGCGGCACCTCGCTGCTGATCATCGTTGGCGTCGGTCTTGACACCGTGAAGCAGATCGAGAGCCAGCTGCAGCAACGAAACTACGAAGGATTCCTCCGCTGA
- a CDS encoding adenylate kinase, whose protein sequence is MRLLIMGPPGAGKGTQAKSIAEHFDIPAISTGDILRANVADGTPLGLEAQRIMAEGGYVGDDIMNGIVADRLAEDDCAKGFLLDGYPRTLPQVEAVDEILDRAGVELDAVLSLRVDVEELVSRLRKRAESEGRDDDSEQAIRVRQQKYLDETSPLLDVYRDRGLLVEVSGVGDVSEVTERIFQALDRVATAS, encoded by the coding sequence ATGCGTCTTCTGATCATGGGCCCGCCGGGGGCGGGCAAAGGTACCCAGGCCAAGTCGATCGCCGAACATTTCGACATCCCGGCGATCTCGACCGGAGACATCCTGCGTGCCAACGTCGCTGACGGCACCCCGCTCGGTCTCGAGGCACAGCGGATCATGGCCGAGGGTGGTTATGTCGGCGACGACATCATGAACGGCATCGTCGCCGACCGGCTCGCCGAGGACGACTGTGCCAAGGGGTTCCTGCTCGACGGCTACCCGCGCACCCTGCCCCAGGTCGAGGCGGTCGACGAGATCCTGGATCGTGCCGGCGTCGAGCTGGACGCGGTGCTGTCGCTGAGGGTCGACGTCGAGGAACTGGTCTCCCGGCTGCGCAAGCGGGCCGAGTCGGAGGGCCGCGACGACGACTCCGAGCAGGCGATCCGGGTCCGGCAGCAGAAGTACCTCGACGAGACCTCACCGTTGCTCGACGTCTACCGCGATCGCGGTCTGCTGGTCGAGGTGAGCGGTGTCGGCGACGTCAGCGAGGTCACCGAGCGGATCTTCCAGGCACTGGACCGGGTCGCCACCGCCTCCTGA
- a CDS encoding GNAT family N-acetyltransferase produces MITVRPMTDADAQAVLAIYRIGIDEGDATFETGPPGWDEFLASKIAALSRVAVDADGTVVGWIAASPVSARACYAGVAEHSVYVHPRARGRGVGSRLLAELITAADAAGIWTIQSSIFPENRASLRLHAAAGFRVVGRRERIARHHGRWRDTVLIEYRRPDDPADHPGVGTAVEAVGDAAR; encoded by the coding sequence ATGATCACCGTCCGACCGATGACCGACGCCGACGCCCAGGCCGTCCTGGCGATCTACCGCATCGGCATCGACGAGGGCGACGCCACCTTCGAGACCGGTCCGCCCGGCTGGGACGAATTCCTGGCCTCCAAGATCGCGGCGCTGAGTCGGGTGGCGGTCGACGCCGACGGGACGGTCGTCGGCTGGATCGCCGCCTCGCCCGTCTCCGCCCGGGCCTGTTACGCCGGAGTCGCCGAGCATTCGGTGTACGTGCATCCGAGGGCCCGCGGACGGGGAGTCGGCTCCCGACTGTTGGCCGAGTTGATCACCGCCGCCGACGCTGCCGGGATCTGGACGATCCAGTCCTCGATCTTCCCAGAGAACCGGGCCAGTCTGCGCCTGCACGCCGCCGCCGGCTTCCGGGTCGTCGGCCGGCGGGAACGGATCGCCCGCCACCACGGCCGCTGGCGCGACACGGTTCTGATCGAGTACCGGCGCCCCGATGACCCCGCCGATCATCCTGGAGTCGGAACTGCGGTGGAAGCGGTCGGCGATGCGGCCCGGTGA
- a CDS encoding class I SAM-dependent methyltransferase: MTPPIILESELRWKRSAMRPGEPSATAYSAARHRAMHQVLEGGRIFRDPLAWRILGTDHDGLVASGGYHDRPGLRILIAVRHRFGEDRLAESVAAGTRQVVVLGAGLDTFACRNPYPDLITYEVDFPATGAWKQQRLAAEGIAEPVTLRRVGVDFETDDLRDRLAAAGFRADRPAFFLWLGVVPYLTRQAVLRTLRMIAGITDAEVVFDYACPVDHLSEQARQARSRFSERIQRLGEPMMSTFDTPELHDLLGDLGFVVVDDLDRDAIRTRYLGMPRSGEPGSARVIAARLG; encoded by the coding sequence ATGACCCCGCCGATCATCCTGGAGTCGGAACTGCGGTGGAAGCGGTCGGCGATGCGGCCCGGTGAGCCGAGTGCAACCGCGTACAGCGCCGCCCGGCATCGCGCCATGCACCAGGTCCTCGAGGGCGGCCGCATCTTCCGGGACCCGCTGGCCTGGCGGATCCTCGGTACCGATCATGATGGACTCGTCGCCTCCGGCGGCTATCACGACCGGCCGGGGCTACGCATCCTGATCGCCGTACGCCATCGGTTCGGTGAGGACCGACTGGCCGAATCGGTCGCGGCGGGCACCCGGCAGGTCGTGGTGCTCGGCGCCGGGCTGGACACCTTCGCCTGTCGCAACCCATATCCGGATCTGATCACCTACGAGGTGGACTTCCCGGCAACCGGCGCCTGGAAGCAACAGCGGCTGGCCGCCGAAGGCATCGCCGAGCCGGTGACGCTGCGCCGCGTCGGGGTGGATTTCGAGACCGACGATCTGCGGGACCGTCTGGCCGCGGCCGGCTTCCGTGCTGACCGGCCGGCGTTCTTCCTCTGGCTCGGCGTGGTGCCGTACCTGACCCGGCAGGCGGTGTTGCGCACATTGCGGATGATCGCCGGCATCACCGACGCCGAGGTGGTCTTCGACTACGCCTGCCCCGTGGATCACTTGTCCGAGCAGGCACGCCAAGCACGTTCCAGGTTCTCCGAGCGGATCCAGCGGCTCGGCGAGCCGATGATGAGCACCTTCGACACGCCGGAACTGCACGATCTGCTTGGTGACCTCGGGTTCGTGGTGGTCGACGACCTGGACCGCGACGCGATCCGCACGCGGTATCTCGGCATGCCCCGCAGCGGTGAGCCGGGCAGTGCCCGGGTGATCGCCGCCCGGCTGGGATGA
- the map gene encoding type I methionyl aminopeptidase, with product MFRRRRPQLETTDELLVMRRAGLVVARTLAALREEVTPGISTGELDQIADELIRAAGATPSFLGYGGDAGRGGFPGVICTSVNDEILHGIPGKRVLAPGDLISIDCGAVVDGWHGDAAITVPVDEPAADHRLLVETTGSALWSGIAAARLGGRIGDISAAVEDRIDALETEHGRPYGIVTEYVGHGIGSAMHQEPEVPNVGRSGRGVRIVRGLALAIEPMITLGSAENHTAGDGWTVVTDDGRPAAHWEHTITVTDRGTWVLTAEDGGEAALTALGVPFGPLAD from the coding sequence GTGTTCCGCCGCCGACGGCCGCAGCTGGAGACCACAGACGAACTGCTGGTCATGCGGCGCGCCGGCCTGGTGGTCGCTCGGACGCTGGCGGCTCTGCGCGAGGAGGTCACGCCAGGCATCAGTACCGGTGAGCTGGACCAGATCGCCGACGAGCTGATCCGGGCCGCCGGGGCGACCCCGTCCTTCCTCGGCTACGGTGGCGACGCTGGTCGCGGAGGTTTCCCGGGCGTGATCTGTACCTCGGTCAACGACGAGATCCTGCACGGCATCCCGGGCAAGCGGGTGCTGGCACCCGGCGACCTGATCTCCATCGACTGCGGCGCGGTCGTCGACGGCTGGCACGGCGACGCGGCGATCACCGTCCCGGTCGACGAGCCGGCGGCAGACCATCGGCTACTGGTCGAAACGACGGGGTCCGCGTTGTGGTCGGGGATCGCCGCCGCACGCCTCGGTGGCCGGATCGGTGACATCTCCGCCGCGGTCGAGGACCGGATCGACGCGCTGGAGACCGAGCACGGGCGGCCGTACGGCATCGTCACCGAGTATGTCGGTCACGGGATCGGATCGGCGATGCACCAGGAGCCCGAGGTGCCGAACGTCGGCCGGAGTGGCCGCGGTGTCCGGATCGTCCGCGGGCTGGCGCTGGCCATCGAGCCGATGATCACCCTGGGTTCGGCGGAGAATCACACCGCCGGCGACGGCTGGACCGTGGTCACCGATGACGGCCGTCCCGCCGCGCACTGGGAGCACACCATCACCGTCACCGATCGGGGGACCTGGGTGCTCACTGCCGAGGACGGTGGCGAGGCCGCGCTGACAGCCCTCGGCGTGCCGTTCGGACCGCTCGCCGACTGA
- a CDS encoding ATP-binding cassette domain-containing protein, with amino-acid sequence MPPIVSAQGLVKTFRRPRKAPGLAGAVRHLLRPHHETVTAVDGVDLTIEEGDSVAYVGPNGAGKSTTIKLLTGILVPSAGSVDVCGIRPHIDRQANARNISVVFGQRTQLWWDIPVIESFRLLGDIYAVPAADYRRTMDELVDVLDLGPLLGVPARQLSLGQRMRCDLGAALIHSPRVLFLDEPTIGLDVAVKARLREFVGGMRRRRGLTVLLTSHDLGDIEELCPRMIMLDQGHIVYDGPFDEVTRRFGWEQKVVVTLGDEVAEAADLAAAALARTGPRIETTATGLEVTYDSRMITSGEVIKELALAVPVVDLALEETSAESIVRRLYEGNLTFQQSFQPAGDPEQER; translated from the coding sequence ATGCCGCCGATCGTCAGCGCCCAGGGACTGGTCAAGACGTTCCGCAGACCGAGAAAGGCGCCGGGGCTGGCCGGTGCCGTACGCCACCTGCTCCGACCCCACCACGAAACCGTGACCGCGGTCGACGGTGTCGACCTCACCATCGAGGAAGGCGATTCGGTCGCCTATGTGGGTCCCAACGGTGCAGGAAAGTCGACGACGATCAAGCTGCTCACCGGGATCCTGGTGCCGTCGGCCGGCTCGGTCGACGTCTGCGGCATCCGCCCGCACATCGACCGCCAGGCCAACGCCCGCAACATCAGCGTTGTCTTCGGACAGCGGACACAGTTGTGGTGGGACATCCCGGTGATCGAATCGTTCCGGCTGCTCGGCGACATCTACGCCGTACCGGCCGCCGACTACCGGCGGACCATGGACGAACTGGTCGACGTCCTGGACCTCGGACCGCTGCTCGGTGTGCCGGCCCGGCAGCTGTCGCTCGGCCAGCGAATGCGCTGCGACCTCGGCGCGGCACTGATCCACTCGCCGCGGGTGCTGTTCCTGGACGAGCCCACCATCGGCCTGGACGTTGCCGTCAAGGCGCGGCTGCGGGAATTCGTCGGCGGAATGCGCCGTCGCCGCGGACTGACCGTGCTGCTGACCTCTCACGACCTCGGTGATATCGAGGAGCTGTGCCCGCGGATGATCATGCTCGACCAGGGCCACATCGTCTACGACGGCCCGTTCGACGAGGTGACCCGCCGGTTCGGCTGGGAGCAGAAGGTGGTGGTCACGCTCGGCGACGAGGTCGCCGAGGCGGCGGACCTGGCGGCCGCGGCACTGGCCAGGACCGGGCCGAGGATCGAAACGACGGCCACCGGGCTCGAGGTGACCTACGACAGCCGGATGATCACTTCCGGCGAGGTGATCAAGGAACTCGCCCTGGCCGTACCGGTCGTCGATCTCGCCCTGGAGGAGACATCGGCGGAGTCGATCGTCCGGCGCCTCTACGAGGGCAACTTGACTTTCCAACAGTCCTTCCAGCCCGCAGGTGACCCGGAGCAGGAGCGGTGA
- a CDS encoding ABC-2 family transporter protein, whose amino-acid sequence MTAVDAVTTRQGRDTAGPKYLSLARTTLQQAIAYRITTFFNVGLTFIWVIILYYLWRAAYAGRPSIGGLSWDQMRTYVVIAYGINALVGWRTGTAMMATIRTGDIVFEMVRPLNYCTTQIARACGFTAVEGAVSLAFTLVIGLLFLDIRPPASVAAALLFTLALVIGFLTKVLVVFLVSLLTFWTLNGMGLMWSQQAIMQILSGTIVPLALMPGWLQVIAQVLPLRGIVSTPLQFYLGTAAGWQAVGLLALQVGWLIALWVLANLAWKRAFRVVEIQGG is encoded by the coding sequence GTGACAGCCGTCGACGCCGTCACGACCCGGCAGGGTCGGGACACAGCCGGGCCGAAGTATCTGTCACTGGCCCGGACCACCCTGCAGCAGGCGATCGCGTACCGGATCACGACGTTCTTCAACGTCGGACTGACCTTCATCTGGGTGATCATCCTCTACTACCTGTGGCGTGCCGCGTATGCCGGCCGGCCGTCGATCGGCGGGCTGAGCTGGGACCAGATGCGGACCTATGTGGTGATCGCGTACGGCATCAATGCGCTCGTCGGCTGGCGCACGGGTACCGCCATGATGGCAACGATCAGGACGGGCGACATCGTCTTCGAGATGGTGCGTCCGCTCAACTACTGCACCACACAGATCGCCCGGGCCTGCGGCTTCACCGCCGTCGAGGGCGCCGTCAGCCTGGCGTTCACACTGGTGATCGGCCTGCTCTTCCTCGACATCCGGCCACCGGCCTCGGTGGCCGCGGCGCTGCTGTTCACGCTGGCTCTGGTCATCGGCTTCCTGACCAAGGTGCTGGTCGTCTTCCTGGTTTCATTGCTGACCTTCTGGACACTGAACGGGATGGGGCTGATGTGGTCCCAGCAGGCGATCATGCAGATCCTCTCCGGAACCATCGTCCCGCTGGCGCTGATGCCTGGCTGGTTGCAGGTCATCGCCCAGGTACTGCCGCTGCGCGGCATCGTCTCGACGCCGTTGCAGTTCTATCTCGGCACCGCCGCCGGGTGGCAGGCCGTCGGCCTGCTGGCACTGCAGGTCGGCTGGCTGATCGCCCTGTGGGTATTGGCCAACCTCGCCTGGAAGCGCGCCTTCCGGGTCGTCGAGATCCAGGGCGGCTGA
- a CDS encoding ABC transporter permease → MRRLTKIFFRLQLVQLRSAMEYRADFWIGAVGAILQQLVSIVFLLTFFGHVSSLGGWSLWRILVLQGIVMTADGIREMFADGVWKLRADVNTGSFDRVLVRPIPPAMQQVTALASIHGIGNAGLGLVVLIIGLARADVSWQWWSLPLLAITVICGTVLNTSISFLTNMIAFWEPSAQSAFPTMIALMRDFAKFPLDIYGIVIRFVVTVVLPYGLISYYPSRLLFGIGHTSGWWATTPVIAAAAAMLVASVVWRRGLNRYQGVGN, encoded by the coding sequence ATGCGCCGACTGACCAAGATCTTCTTCCGGCTGCAGTTGGTTCAGCTGCGATCGGCCATGGAGTACCGCGCCGACTTCTGGATCGGCGCGGTCGGCGCGATCCTGCAGCAACTGGTCAGCATCGTGTTCCTGCTGACCTTCTTCGGACACGTCTCCTCGCTCGGCGGCTGGTCGCTGTGGCGCATCCTCGTACTGCAAGGGATCGTGATGACAGCCGACGGCATCCGGGAGATGTTCGCCGACGGCGTCTGGAAGCTGCGCGCCGACGTCAACACCGGGTCGTTCGACCGGGTGCTGGTCCGGCCGATCCCGCCGGCCATGCAGCAGGTCACCGCGCTCGCGTCGATCCACGGGATCGGCAACGCCGGCCTGGGGCTGGTGGTGTTGATCATCGGTCTGGCCCGGGCCGACGTCAGCTGGCAGTGGTGGTCGCTGCCGCTGTTGGCGATCACCGTGATCTGCGGCACGGTGTTGAACACCTCGATCAGCTTCCTGACCAACATGATCGCCTTCTGGGAACCGTCCGCACAGAGCGCCTTTCCCACGATGATCGCGCTGATGCGGGACTTCGCGAAGTTCCCGCTGGACATCTACGGCATCGTGATCCGCTTCGTGGTCACGGTGGTGCTGCCGTACGGCCTGATCAGCTACTACCCGAGCAGACTGTTGTTCGGCATCGGGCACACGTCGGGTTGGTGGGCGACGACGCCGGTGATCGCGGCGGCCGCTGCCATGCTGGTCGCGTCCGTCGTCTGGCGTCGCGGACTGAACCGCTATCAGGGAGTGGGGAACTGA